The genomic window GTGTACATAAACTTTTATAAATGTCAGAAGTTGTGATCAATGTGGGAACAGCTGCCAAAAGCTATGAAGGGACCGAAGCACTAACCTAAATGCTGTATGTCTTAGGGTCccatattacacaggccgactgcAGCACAAACATTTTAGTagacgagcgccaatctgctactggaCCTATTAATCGGGTGGCAAGGGCTGCGTGGAGATCGTCAgcaatgtccatgtagcccttgcccaaacaccttctctcctctcctgtgctccgcagatTCCCGATCCCAGTGACAGCAGTGTtcgagcagcctgtcagctgacaggccacggcggtcccgacttgagcacaggaaagaagaccAAGAGCGGAGAGAGGTCAGGTGTTTAGGAAATACACGTAGCGACGTGCGGCCGACACCTGacaattttaggtctaaaccataagctgtgtttacacagatttatctgacagatatttgaagccaaatccagaaacagactaAAGCTAATCGCACAGAGTGTATACTGAGTGAAAGCCTCATGCGATTGCTTCATTATAGTGATCAGTGATGGTCTCAGCAGCTGCACAGCCACTGATCGCAACGGGTCAGAAGTTGTATGAAAGTTTAGGTACACTTTTAACTCATGCTACTCGCAAAGTTTCTTAAGAAAACTTCTCTCCCCTCCTTCACATGTCAACCTATCCGAACTAGAATCCACATTAACTTTCTTGTTGAATGGTTTATAGGCCAAGAAGTAAACGCACCAGGCCTTGGCCCTCCTCGAGGAGGAACTGTTGTAGTCCTCTGTTCTCTGACTCTTTGATCTCTCTGTGGTGGTCTCTGTGAGGTCTGGTTGTCAGATTTAACTTCAGGCCGGGGctaaaagggagggggaaaaaaaaaaaaaaaaaaaatgaagtcaaTGTTTCCagcttagcaaaaaaaaaaaaaaaaaaacgtgtaagTAGCCAAGTCAACTAAAATTCTGGTGAGACCCCCGTAGAACAGAAACAGACAACTAGTCTCCTGTATGGTTCTGATCAGGATATGAGAGGGTGGTGCGCAGaagagctgttaaaggggttatccagcgctacaaaaacatggtcactttcttccagagacagtcccactcttgtctccagcttgggtaagGTTATGTtacacagttccattgaagtgaatggagcttaattgcaaaccgcacctgaactagagacaatagtatctggaaaaaagtggccatgtttttgtagcactggataacccctttaagaccttctGCAGATGAAGTCCATCTAAAGCTGTAGGCCTTAATAGTTCTTACCTGTGATGGCTGAACTTTAACAACATGTGGTGGTATTCCTGACACTGGTACAGCCCCACTAGGTGGAAGATTTTTGCTGGTTACGGATGCCCATGAGAATGTCTTAATAGAAAAATTGAATTTCCATTAGACTTGCCATTGGATAACACACCACCAGGTCATCTAATATTCCTTTTAAGTCTACTTACCCGGGAGTCTTCTTGTACTGCGGGTGCGGgatcagcagggagaggagacgggCTCTTCTCCACCACCTCTTCCTCTTCTGGAGCAGGCTCTTCAGGCACAGGTTCACATTTTTCTTCGGTCACCTCAGGTTCGGGATCTTGCTCTGGTTCAGGTTCTGGTTCGGGTTCTGCCTCTACTATCTGCTCTTCCAGTGGTTCATCCAAGTCATGATTACTAAAGTAAGAAAAAGTTTACAGGAGTTAGCATCCCCTTGTGgggagcatgtgtgtcctctagcACTCAGCTTGTTAGGTGGACGTGCACATTGTTATACACAATGACCACCAGCTGGCGCCATACTCTACAAATATTTCACAGTACATAAAATAGCAAACAGCGTACAATGCCAAACATGAAATTTAATATATCCAGCTAAAATATAGAAAAGAAATGCTACTCACTTGCCAGTTTGATCGTAGTATGCGCCGTCATCTGTGGCAACTACTTCTGGAGTTTGTTGCCTTTCTTCAGGTTCATCTACTTCCTCATCGGATTCTTAATAAATAGGTGAAATAATGTGATATTTCTATTCATATACCTTACTATAATAATATCTGTCTGGTTTTGTATATCTGTTAGTCCCTTACAGGCctaattatatacaatattgcAGTTTGTTAGTCTCCGGACAGGTGTGACCTCCTGAAtgaaagccatgtttttctaagggcgCTATTACACAGTGATAATCGGTCGAACCGGGCCGATTAGTGATCTGTGTAATGGAGATAACGATAattggctgattgttggtttagtTTTAGAACTAAAATCGTTGCGCAAAATTGGGCAGCATGGACATCGttggtgatgtccatgcagtccttgccaaAACCTGATACctatctctccccgctcctggtcttctcttcaGGGCTCCGCAGCTTCCTGGCCCCGGAAGCTGCATCGTCTGAAGGGCCTGTCACCTgacggagcacaggagaagagacCGGGAGCGAGGACaaataaggtatcaggtgtttgagcaaggtctgcatggacaacgctaacaatgtccatgcagtccttgctgccTGACTATTGAGccgtattagggtccatttacacagaaagattatctgacagattatctgccaaagatttgaatccaaagccagacAATATaaacagagatttctcctcttttgcaatccattcctggctttggcttcaagtctttggcagatctttctgtgtaaatagaccctaataggtctagtaaacgagcaccgatctagcagatcggcgctcgtttacttaaATCATCAGGCCAtagtttgtgtaataggaccctaaccctaTACAACCCCCTTAAGGATAGGAGCACACAATAGGGGAGGAGATGGTAGATGTATACATACCTTCAGGAGGTTCTGTGTCAGAGTCACCAAAAACTTCATCTTGGTAACGGAATATGTCATTGTGGACATAAAACTTATTTGCCACAGATCCCTAAAGTGTTAAATATTACACGTTAGAATTTACATCAACCTTATAGTATTGAACAAAGATCATTCATAGCACGTAAAATCCCCTTAAACACAGACTGTCCTGTAATCTCACTAGACGTACCTCCGGTGCCAACACAAAGGTCTGCATGAAGCGCCGCATGGGTTGCCTGTTGTTGGAAAGCTCACCCATCACTTGTACCACAACCCCATCGTTCAGCGTGGCATGGGCATCAACGTGCCGGATTTTTGTTCGGCAGTCCTTAAAATTTAAGGACATTACTTTCTTGTGGATGTCCTACAGGGGGAGGAAGGCAGTAGACTGTAGCttacagagcagcagaaaataaaaaaataaagtgcaataaTACACGGAGTAAAGACTTACCGTCTGCCCATATACAGCATCTGCAGGCTTCCCATTGCTGTCCAAACCACCATGAACATAGGAAGAACTTTTGCCGTAGAACCTAAGGAtggggtataaaaaaaaaaaaaaaagtgaaggttTAGTCAAATACTAAAACTTAACATCTACCAGATCACTTATACAGAGTTACATCTGGGGTAAAAGCCCTACCTGTGCAGAAAGTCTGGTGCCTGGTTAAGCAGGGTGTAATACTGCCTCACAAACTCCCGCCCGACAAGCAGGGGACTTGGCTTCTCCATCACCATTTCTTTGGTCAACTgaaatctaaaaaataaaaaatttacaaacattaaataaaataaaaatttatatataatatatatatatatatatatatatatatatatatatatatatatatatatatatatatatataatttttttttttatatgaattcaatattatattttagtaaattatatatatcagctgctgtatgtcctgcaggaagttgttttttattttcagtctgccactgctctctgctgacatctctggccgagacaggaactctcggttttctataaatccctataaaaaaaaaacctctcctgctctggacagttcctgtctcggcaagagatgtcagcagagagcagtggcagactgaaaataaaacaccacttcctgcaggacatacagcagctaataagtataggaagattagatttttttaataaaagtaaattacaaatctatatgtctTTCTGTTATCagttgctggacaacccctttaagctgagtcCTAAATGCACAATGGTCCATAGGTAGAGAGGAATGCAATGAAGGAATTCAAATGGAAATCCAAGTCTATGCACCTATAGACAAGCCATAAAGCAATGTTATTGTTACAGCACTATCCATTCTACTTGATGGTAAATAAAGGCTTTCTTCCACGACATCTAGATGACCTCCATCTACACGATCTTTGATCACCGCGACGCCAATAAATCCCAAATGCATCAGCGGCCAGCCGTGACCACAAGTCATGCAATAAAGCTCAACCCTCAATTTATTCAGAACTGTAGTCCGCTCAGACTCTGAATGCAAAGCAGCTCTTACATCCACAACATGGCAGTCAGCTCTCGGAAAAATTAATATATTAGGCGACACAAGCGGAGGATTCATTTCTCACTGAAGTCTATATGTCTGGGTTTTGGAAAGACTGGGCACGAACGCCAATCTGCTCTAAGGCTGCACCTGCTGCTATCAGAGCGGTCGCAATCTGTTCTGCCTCCGAAGAGCTGGCTCCTAACCTGACGTAGGTTAAGTAAGCAGTGGCCATttcacttagggtgcgttcacacctacaggatctgcagcagatttgatgctgtgttcagttatttaaatgaaatctgctgcagatcctgtaggtgtgaacgcaccattaaaggggttgtccagcgaaagtctttttaaatcaactgttgtcagaaatttatatagatttgtaatttacttctattaaaaaatctcaagtcttccagtacttatcagctgctgtgtcatgcaggaagtgtcttcttattttcagtctgacactgctctctgctgacatctctggccgagacaggaactccgcctcggttttctatgaatccccatagaaaacctctcctgctctgcacagttcctgtcttggccagagatgtcagcagagagcagtgtgttagactgaaaataaaacatttcctgcaggacatacagcagctgataagtatgggaagacttgagattttttaatagaagtgaattacaaatctatataactttctgacaccagttgatttgaaagaagatgatttttgctggataacccctttgatatGCTCACACCTTACACACCTAGCCACCACAAAGGGCAGCTGCTAAGCAACATTTCAAATGTAAGTACATGGGAGACGATGCTAGAGAAGACAAATAGCCCAACACTACAGGGGACAGGGTATAATAAACCAGAATGACTTATCATGCTAAACTGGATCCGGCCAGAAACCGATCCCTAAAGCCCTGGGAACGTTCATGAGAAAGAGAGAACAAAGAGGCCTGTTTGCATTTACATGGGCCAGGTAGGCATATGGTCAGTGTAATGCAAATGTTATCACGCCCACAATGGGACATTACAATACACTGGTGGGGGAAGGGTAAAACCCGCTCCGTATTATCATCACTATAGGGATCTAGTAGTAGCCGACCAGTAAGGGAACAGCCAATGATCATGAGGTCAATTGGCCCCAAGCACAATTCCAATTATTCTCTATATGatcagaagccccatagagaataaatggaaggGGAACAATTGATCTCTGCTCTCATGATGGGAGTCACAATCCACCAGAATCCCCCTTTAAACAGATGCAAGTAACAAGTTATTGCCTAGAGTAGATACTGCTTCACCATGGAAACTATAGAACTGTTGTATATAGGCAAGTACCACCTATATACATCAGCCCTATAGTTTCAATGGAGAAGCAGTATGCCAACTCAACCAATGCTCCATTTATTGCGGGCACAGGACGACCATTCTAATGACTGGTCAGGGTCCAAgtagttaaaggagttatccagcgctacaaaaacatggccactttcttccagagacagcagcactcttgtctccagcttgggctaggtttttctgctcagttctattgaagtgaatggagcttaattgcaaaccgcacctgaactggagacaagagtggtgctgtctctgaaagaaagtggccatgtttttgtagcactggataacccctttaaccacaccAACGATGCCCTATTCATTGGAAACGCAAAAACTTGTTACTACTGATCTTCAACgatccttaaagggggttatccagcgctacaaaaacatggccactttccccctactgttgtctccagattgggtggggttttgaaactcagttccattgaagtaaatggagcttaattgcaaactgcacctgaactggagacaagagagggggaaaagtggccatgtttttgtagcgctggataaccccctttaagagtgaactggtGGACCCAAGCCCCCTATCCGATACATGGCTGCTCATTCATTTGGGGCTGGATGCAGCTTTCATAGTGGGTTTTTAAAGGGTgttatacagtgctacaaaaacatggctcagttccattgcaaaccacaccagaactggagacaagagaggggaaaagtggccatgttttttgtagcggaaaacccctttatagAGACCTTGTGGCTCAGGGATGGTtgtaaagctacaattcccatcatgcctatggcaattgtagttttgtaacagctggaggaccaaaggttcccccaTCTTTGCAGCGAAGAGCTTAGTTTCGGACCAAAACTCAACAGTCCATGTAGCCTAAATAGTGACTCTGGTGGCCGGACCAGTTCAGATCGGGAATCTGGGAAAGCCGAGTGAGCGTCCAGTAATGTCGGTCATAGAGGAGACTATGAAGTGAAAAGGTTATATAAGTTCTGAAAGTGCCCGGCCTATAGAGAATAATAATGTGCTGCTCCTGCTGTAGCCCGATTCTCGGTTGCAGCTATTTTCGGCACCTGGAAATAACTTGTGCTCACGTTACTAATAGCTTCTCCGCTATTCATGGCGAGCGAGCAGGAGAAATAGAAAGTGCACAGACCGGACGCTTTATTAATATGAAAGCCTCAAAAGTAAGAAGCCTAAATATATAATATGAGATGAGCTGGAGGAAGACGTGACCGTCTCTGCACCTACTCGAGTCCACACAGATCTGTGCTCCAGACAAAGCCGCAATCTTCTTACTGTTAATCTGTAACATCTATAACGTATATAGCGTCTGAATGAGGGGTTTCCAAGACAACGCCAAACAACGGCCGAGAAAACCAGGAAGAGTTAACATAGGGGACAAGTAGAAGGCCCTTACATCCAGTCTGACTGCTTAAGCGTTGTAAGTGTGCGGCAGGTCTGTGTGACTGCTCTGCATGGATAATACACAGGATGCCATAGCACTGAACGTGGGCATGAGCTGGGTGAGGAGGGTGCAACCAGCAGGGGTTTTTTGTGGCAAATTGCCATGGGCACCATTATACTGGATGAGGAACATGAGCACAGGTGAGGCTCAGCATGGCCTCGGAACCCCTTATGTACTTTATAGAGATAGTCAAGGGAGCAGTGGCCCCATTACCTAGTGAGCCGCCATCACCCTTGGAAATAGGGCTAGCCATCAGCTAACCAATGAGGCTGCTCTGACACTCCAACAAGTCATTGTCcgtggccacacatctcccttgGGTTCCATGACTGATCAAGCCTGTAAACAAGCATGGGCTATCAAATAGGACTCTAAATAAGAAACACAGTACTCACCTGTCTTGATCTGCTGCCGTTCCAATGGGGTCCAGTCTACTGAGCACTACAAGGAAGTGGCCACcgagccaatcacaggctaagGCAGATCATCGATGTGACCAGACATTGGATGAGTGGCCACTTCCTTCTGTCGGGACCACAAGTCAGGAAATGCTGAGCAAACTGACCATGCACCACGGGAACAGCAGCAGAGTAAAGTACAGGTTATTAGTTTATCCAACATGGTAGTCTGGGAAAAACACTTTAAATTCACTGAGCTGCAGATGTAGAATCATCGGGCAACTTCTGATTATGCCCGTCAGGTGTCGCAGCGTACAGCACTGAATGGTCACAGGCAGAACTATTATTCTAAAAGGATCAGTGCCCTGCCAAGTGTATAGCAAAATCCCTCGATATTTTAGGAACGTGGCTGCGGCTGGCACATAATAAATCACCTGCCATGAGCATTAGATATATACGATCTCTAATATAGCCTGATGCATTACAGTACACACATGCTGTTAAAAGGGTTaggcaggattagaaaaacaaggccactttcttacagaaacagcgccaatCTAGTCTTCAGTTTGCACATGGAACTGCAGATCAGCTCCATTAAAGTGACTGGAcacattgtaataccacacgtgacctgaggacaagagtgccgCTATTTCTAGAAGAAATCAAGTAATTTTTTAACCGTGGATAAACCTTATAATAGAGGCATCAGACCAGTCTGACTACAGCATTTATAGCTGACAAAGTATAcagacattggcccagatttatcaatctgtataATCACAGACAAAAACAGACACATTTACATCTcggataacaaccaatcacagcccattcTGAGAAAcaaaagcagagctgtgattggttgatatgaaaaaatatataatataattatatatgtatatatattgtgcacaCGACTGATTTTACGTGGCGTTCATGGGGTTAAACCAAGATTATAACTGGACTTCTGTCCCACCATCATCCCAGACCACCACGTAAACATTTACAAACTCCTTTATACTAAAATGcttttacaggagcagggacacctgtcaaaaaAACAGGAGTCCCTGTGCCTGTACATGCAGAACAGCCAGCCATTTGCTTGGCTACTCACATGCACTGGAATAGTGTTTTTAGTGGCCATTATGTGATCATATTGACAGAAGTCCCTgtagaccctctgtgtgtggtACCACAAaacatatgtacaggagcaggtgctCCTGTCAAAGGCAGCAGTCACTATACTCGCACAACGGCCCAGAGGCAGACAACGATAGACACTCATCACAAGTGAAGCGTCTGCTTGGTGCGGTCTGGCTGCTCGGACTCCCACCGATCCACAAGAACAAGAATCACTTGTGAATTAAACATTGGTGCGCATGCtcagctgctgctccattcacttaggATGTGTAGGGAACAAAGAACCCCCATTCTTGTGATCGGTAGGGGTGCCAGCAATCAGATACTTACCACCTCACCAAAAGACGGTTCTGTTTCTCAGCCCACTTCCTGTTAAAGAGTACCAGTCACCTCAGTTGCCGGAGGAAGAGCCCAACCCCTAGTcaagccccatatacttaccccttccacgAAGTCCCGCCACCAAGAAATCACAATCGGAAGCCCTGTGTGCATTATGccaattaccagagatgagtctgacgtcccTAGAAAATGACTGCTTCGGTCATTTTCTTCAGACGTCGCACTCATCTCTGGCAATTAGCATAACACGCGCGTAGAGCTTCCGACTTCTCGGTGGTGGCACAGGGTCCACGGGCAGGACTTcgtggaaggggtaagtatatggggcctAACCagagggtcgggcgggctctgccccagcaggcggggtgacaggtcctctttaaggggaatctgtcacaAGGGGGACCGGGGCAAAAACCCACCTATCCCGCAATAAAGATTTTTATACTGTCAGTCCTGGTGACGCTCCACATGCCAGTCATGTTGCCGAAAAAACCTTGCTTCTCTTCTTGGCGTTcattatgctaatgagcagagatgTGCATGACGACCATAAGAAATGCGTAATTTCCTACGGCTGTcatactcatctctgctcattagccTAATGAACGCCAAGAAGAGAAGCAAGGTTTTTTCGGCAACACGACTGGCATGTGGAGCATCACAGGGACAGAGAGGGCAGGTATAAACATTATtatggggtagggtgggttctctTTATGGTCATCCCGCTGCAAGacagtatgtaaaaggcagcccccttaacccccccacgGCCAGGTGCAAAGATTACCAGTACCGTGCTCCGGCGTCtggctcagccgatcagtgcactgccccccgCACCCACCGATTGACTGAGCAAGCCAGAGCGCGAACCTGGTAGTCTTTGCACCTGGACgtatggggttaaaggggtgcgGTGctccacatttattcactaaataacacacattacaaagttatacaactttgtaatgtgttactTAAGTGAATGCCCCTCTTCCCAGTGTTCCCCccaaccccggaagtgtggtgcattatactcacaaccactgttgaccccggccgccatcttgggtctgtcaagtcatcttcaggaggcccgCCGGACagctccagccctccctaatgccagcctcctgaagatgacttgTTCaaaccaagatggcggccggggtcgacggTAATTCggcgagtataatgcaccacacttccgggtgtgtgtgtgtgtgtgggggaacacggggaagggggccattcatttaaataacacacattacaaagtcgtataactttgtaatatgtgttatttagtgaataaatgtgtagcaccgcactacccctttttacatactcgcagcaggataacAATTTGACTGCAAGTATGTaatattgaaagtgacagtgaagggatccgcACCATGAAATCCATTGCGGATCTGTATACCCTAAATAGTATTACTTCAAATTGTATATTCAACTAAAAACACACTCTAAAAGCAGTACTTCCACCTGGGatagctgctccattcattctctatgaagccgaAAATAGCTTATCTCTCTTCAGTGGCTCCATAGAAAATGATAAGGGCTCAGGCAGGGATGCCAACAACCAGCTTTATCCTGCAGGGGCTTTGGGGCACCATTTGAGATTGTGGAGTCCcagcagacacccccccccccattttctcttagttatgccctatacTCAGGATAAGGCATAACTACTCCAAGTAATGTAATAAAAACATTATCCTGAGTGAACGTTACTAAGTTTCACGCCGCGTAGACACATTCAACGAGAAGTCGCTCATTTGGTGTCAATGtcaatcatattttttttttatgagggaGAAAGAAATTTCAGCCTCCAAATTGTGTAGGGAGATTAGCTGGCCTCAAAATATACGCTTATTGCGTGTTTGTGACCGTCTATATGGTCATTTTGACAAATTATGTGCACAAAGATTAATAGTCTCATGTAAAAGTAGCAGAGACTTCGGACTCCATGTGTGAACAGGAAGCTAAGGTCATTGTCTGGTCCGGTGTTCCCCAAtcggtggcaaaactacaactcccagcatgccctggagACTCTCAGGTATGGTAATAACACAATGGAGAGATCCTCAATGGGAGACAATTGTATCCAACGTTCTATACTGTAACATGAAGTAATGGCTACAATGTATCGAATTGGTTCCACAATAGACCGTTGGACCGTACCAAATAGAGTCAAAAAATAGGGGGGCTCGCTCAGGAAGATACCATTGCTACACCCAGCGTGAGGCGGTATGATCTGACCACAGCCGCACATGCCCGGCTATACAGGGAAGCGGCCATTGCTCCGCGGCTCATGGCGCCGGAGATAATGGCGTAGGCCGCGAGCACCCGGCGCGGCGCTCAAGGAGAAAGAAGATGCGGCCCCGTCGAGGCGACGGCAAGAAGAAGCCGCGGTTTACGTTAAGTTAATTTAACAGCGATAGTGTGAACTCTCACCTGCTGAAGGTCCGGCTTGGGGCGGGCTCTGCGCTCCGGAGCAGCCTTGGTTTACCTCACACAGCGTCGGCACAAGCAACGGCGTGCTCAGCTGCCGGCTACATATAGTGAGTATACAACCTAACCCACTGGTCACCTCTAGCCAATCGCTGAGGACGATTCTAAAGCTC from Dendropsophus ebraccatus isolate aDenEbr1 chromosome 1, aDenEbr1.pat, whole genome shotgun sequence includes these protein-coding regions:
- the G3BP1 gene encoding ras GTPase-activating protein-binding protein 1 isoform X1 gives rise to the protein MMLLPSSGVHGQSEDNTVLIMGEPSTKFQLTKEMVMEKPSPLLVGREFVRQYYTLLNQAPDFLHRFYGKSSSYVHGGLDSNGKPADAVYGQTDIHKKVMSLNFKDCRTKIRHVDAHATLNDGVVVQVMGELSNNRQPMRRFMQTFVLAPEGSVANKFYVHNDIFRYQDEVFGDSDTEPPEESDEEVDEPEERQQTPEVVATDDGAYYDQTGNNHDLDEPLEEQIVEAEPEPEPEPEQDPEPEVTEEKCEPVPEEPAPEEEEVVEKSPSPLPADPAPAVQEDSRTFSWASVTSKNLPPSGAVPVSGIPPHVVKVQPSQPRPEVKSDNQTSQRPPQRDQRVREQRTTTVPPRGGPRPVREGEQGELETRRINRYPDSHQLFVGNLPHDVDKNELKEFFQTYGNVVELRINSGGKLPNFGFVVFDDAEPVQKILGSRPIMFRGDVRLNVEEKKTRAAREGDRRGERPRGPGGPRGGLGGGLRGPPRGAMSQKPGFGAGRGVQGPRQ
- the G3BP1 gene encoding ras GTPase-activating protein-binding protein 1 isoform X2, which encodes MVMEKPSPLLVGREFVRQYYTLLNQAPDFLHRFYGKSSSYVHGGLDSNGKPADAVYGQTDIHKKVMSLNFKDCRTKIRHVDAHATLNDGVVVQVMGELSNNRQPMRRFMQTFVLAPEGSVANKFYVHNDIFRYQDEVFGDSDTEPPEESDEEVDEPEERQQTPEVVATDDGAYYDQTGNNHDLDEPLEEQIVEAEPEPEPEPEQDPEPEVTEEKCEPVPEEPAPEEEEVVEKSPSPLPADPAPAVQEDSRTFSWASVTSKNLPPSGAVPVSGIPPHVVKVQPSQPRPEVKSDNQTSQRPPQRDQRVREQRTTTVPPRGGPRPVREGEQGELETRRINRYPDSHQLFVGNLPHDVDKNELKEFFQTYGNVVELRINSGGKLPNFGFVVFDDAEPVQKILGSRPIMFRGDVRLNVEEKKTRAAREGDRRGERPRGPGGPRGGLGGGLRGPPRGAMSQKPGFGAGRGVQGPRQ